AGCGAGATGAATGGTATTTCAGGGCTTCCTCAAACAGACGAACGGCTCGCTCTCGGACTTCCGGGGAATAGCGGGGGGATTTCTTGTTCATGACTCCAGTTTCTCAACATTTGGAGTCTCCAGGAAACCCGGGGTGGTTCATGATGAGGTAGAACCCCAATGCTAGAAAACACCAGTCTTAGCCTGTGTAAGATTCGCGGATGCGTACGCAGGAACCGTGACTCTTAGGGACACAATAAGGAAATTCAGATTAGTAGGTTTGCCTGCTCAATCAGCCAGCTTACACCTGGAATTTCCTCAGCCCTAATTCCAAACACCTCAAATCGATACATAGTGAAATAGATAAATACTAACCCAATAGTCATCCAACTCAACATGCTTGAGATAAACCGCAAAAAACCTTTTTTGTTTAGATCGGCGTCTCCATTGGTTGTTGGATCAGGCTCCCTGAGTGCTTTCCAAAGCGCTATAAACAGGAGAAACACGACATAAAGGAAAAACACCCCGAGTGCTATTCGTGCCAAGAAAATAACTTCGGGATTGGCGTATTGACTGAGGAATTCAGACCAATTCAACGGATCAAAAAATAGTGCGAATGGCAAAAAGGTCACGAACGCAACTGACGAAATATTGAGTATGACCTGGATTGCAGTAGCAATCAGATCGTGCAGCGTTCCAATTAGATTTCCAAACGCCCTGATCGCTCTATTGATTGAATGACCAGTATGTTTCAGCCCTTGGGCTATGGAGTACACGACCTGACGAAAGGACTGGTTAATTACCCTGAGAACATTCATTTCCTTACCAGTTGAAGTGGCAATGGTGGTGTGATTTTATTCCAACTGCGCGTCAGTGCGAGCCCGCTCAGAAAAGTATCGGTAAGGTGGAATTCCCACGGAGCAATCGTTTGGAAAAGCGGCGCGCGGCGCCGCCGTTTCGCTTTCGGTGTAGAAATACTTATACCACACTGCCACCCTGGTCCACTGCCCGCCAGAGGTAGCATTGATACGGCCTGAGTTTTCCCGACACCTTCTTCCTACACAGCATACTGCTGTTCATACACCACCGTTGAGGCAGGATCATTGTGTGTATGACGGCGCTTCGGATTGTAGAACAGCTCGATGTATTCGAAGACCGCCTGCCGCGCATCATCCAGGGTGCGATTTTTTCGTCGTCTGATTTTTTCTTTCTTTAGGGTGCCGAAGAAACTTTCAGCCACGGCGTTGTCGTAGTGTCCGCGTCCGGTTGCATCTATTGACTAGTACGCTTAACTTCGGGGCTCAACAGCTGGAAAGCACAAATCGCAATGTTCTTCAAAAGCAATTCGGGTGTTACACCCTTACGAAATCGGGCTCTAGCGGTTCTCCTCGCTTATCCGCCGCTGGCGTACGGGGTGTTGGAGGCTACCCAGTTTTTTTCCGAAGAATTGCCAGTACTGCCTGCAGCGACCAATTCAATCGTACTGATCGCACTAACTGTGTTCTATCTATTTGCTGTGACGTTTACGTGGATTTGGGATGGGCGTTCGGCTAGAGCCACCGACGCTGTCCCACGTTGTATTACGCGGCGAGCTGACTACTACAAGGAGTATTACCGCCTAATAGAGGATGCGACAGAGGCGGTATTCATAGTTGGAGACGGGTTTTCTTGTCATGACGAAGAAAACTATCAGTACGCCAGCGGGTTGATCGCTGCGATGAACACTGCGCTCAAGAACGGCTGCGTAGTAAAGCGTTTTCAATACAACACGACGTTGAGCCTTGCTTGGCTGCAAATGCTGTGGGATTTAAAAGCTGCGCATGGCGACAAATTTCAGTTGTTCATGAAAAAGGAACTTGACCCAACCGCGCTGCCTTACGTGATTTGCCTCACTGATCCTCGAACGGATAAGGCTTCGGCCAATGTAATGTTTACACGCTCATCCGATACTACTCTGGAGGAGAAGAAAGGCGGTGCAGCGTTCATCGCCACAGGTCCGAACGACACCGAATTTGTCACGTTAATGAAGGAATCAGTGTCGGCTTTTTTCAGAAGCACCCACGCAATCGGGAGAGACGGACTAGCCAAGTTGCTTAGAGAGGTGCGCGACACACGCAGGGTTATGATCTACGAGCATTTGTCTAATCTCGAGTCCATCGAACTCGACTCCACTGCGTTGCGATCCGTAGCAAAAGAGCTTGGATTGCTCGACACAGATCTGGTGTTTGGTGTATCGGCTGAGATCCTGCAAGAGCGCGGTCAGCTTTATTTTGCGTTCGGATCGAATATGGACACTGCGCGAATGAACAAAAGATGCCCTTCTGCAAGGCCGCTTGCACTTGGCAAGGTGCGCGGCCGAGAACTTCGATTCAATATAATGGGCACAATCGGTGAAGGAAAAAACGGCGGGATCGCCAATATTGTGTCGGCAGACTCCTCGAAGTCTGTGTATGGAATTGTCTTTTGCGTCGATAAGGTCGAGCTTGCGGCTCTGAACGATCTTGAAACCAGCATGGGGTATCGAGTTGAAAACTTCGATGTCGAGATAGATGGAAAATTTGAAGTCAAAGCGGTGGCCTACACTACCGAGGGCGAACCAGATAACTTTGCGCCAACCGCTGCTTATAAGCAGTTCATCGAAAATGCGTTGGAGAGAAACAAGTTTCCGGAACACTACAAAAAGGAAGTGCATCGTGTCATGGATGGTTGATCTGGACTTGCGGCCAGGTTTTGCCGTCCTTATCTTGATGATGAACGTCGGTGCAAAGGCCCAATATCGAGTTACGTCCATATAGGCGTACGTGAGGAATCAGAATGACTAGATCGGTGTGATCAACGTGCGAACTTCCCGAGGGATTTTCTGCGACTTGTTTATGGCGGGCAGACTAAAATTGCGTGGCGTTCTATAGCTGAGTTAGTCGCGACTTGATCTGACACCTGGCTTGATGAAAGCGAGGGTTACCGGTTTTGATGAAAGTGCGAATTTTCATCAAAAACCTTAGGATACAACCCTCGAGGGTCAGTCTACATAGAGGATCATTGGAAACAAAATCGGATTGCTGAATCTGGCGGAAAAACTGGGCAATGTATCGGAGGCTTGCCAGATGATGGGCGTATCGCGAGATACCGATCTTTTCTGCGACCGACTTGGTAGCCGCCCAGCGGGATGAATGGTCCTTCAGGGCTTCCTAAGACAGACGAACGGCTCGCTCCCGGACTGCCGGGGAATATCGGAGTACTCTTTTATTCATAAACCCAGCTTCTCAACATTTGGAGTCTCCAGGCCTCCCCCCCGGGCGGGGAGGGGGTCAATAGCTGTTTTCGGCATCAAATTCCTCCAAGTACTCCGTTGCTCTAGAAACTGCTGCCAAAACTTCAGACGACGAGGTCACACCCAACGCGAACTCTAATAGCAATCTACACTTGCTGGTTCCAAGCACAGTGAAGACAGAAACCCCACAAAAATAGGAAATCTCGGAATTGGCTAGTTGCGAATCTCTTTTCGCTGGAGCCATGGCTTCCAATCTATTTAGGAAGCCTCCGAAATCACTCTCAACGGCCCCTGGATTCCTTTCAGAGAATTCAGCGGCAAACTGATTAGCCCGGTCAGGCATATTTCTTTCGCGAAGCTGATTCACAAATTCCATCGCGTAGCCAGTCTTTGCAAAGCGATTAGGCGCCGACGAGATTGCTTCAAGATAGTGTGTTTCCTGTACGGCAAGTAAATCCGTTGTATCGATTCTCCCTAGTAGGTAGCCTGCGAAGTGATGATCGTCGTGAGCATCTGAAAATTTGAGTTTCTGTAATTGCGTTACATAGCCATTTAGGCTGTTGGTCATCGCATGTGAATTCGCTAACGTCTTCCAAGCTGAGAGATTTTCGGGGTCGGATTCCAACACCATTTTCGCCCACTCTTCGCCTAACGCTCTATACTTTTCGCTTTCCTTTGAATGCGGAGGATAGTCAAATGATGCGTGGTTTAGATAGGCTCTTGCGATGATCGCTTGAAACCTTAGGGAAAATGTATTGGACTCCGCTCGTTGTGCCTCCAACTGTGCAAGCTTGACAGCACACCTTTTCGCAAAAATCTTGTTGCCGCCACAAAGCTGAAGCATCTCTTGTTCGAAATCAACTGTCGACGGCTGCGCAACCGCTAATGTTAGATTGAACCAGAGACACAAAAAGCCACAGCCACCAGCCCTATTCATGGGAGTACAGATATAATCGTCGGTCGGCAATCCGGCTCAAATGGGTTGGGCAGCGTATCGTGCTCGTAATATCTCAGGGCTGCTGAATCAGCCTGTCTTAAGAAGCTATCTCGGTTAGCTGAATTAGAAGCCTGAATATCACTTCGCGAAAAACAGTTGTTGTCGTTGTTTTTGTCGGCTAGCACCGTTGGGTTGGTGCTCGACGAAAACATCTGGCCTCGGCAGTTTACAGCTCCAGACGATGCCAAATTGGCTTGGGTGAAAAAAGGATGTGTATGAATAATATCATCCTCCACCCAATTAAAACCCGATATAGAACCTTGGCAGACATCACCAGTGCCTTCAGTACTCGTTATGTTTTGAATGAATGCACCCTGATCATTGCAACTAATGACAGCTCCGTATTCGTGCGGAACGTTTTGTGGTTGCGAATTCGCGAAGCCCTTCGCGGCCGCGGTCATTTGAGTGATGTTGCAAAAAGGTATTACATTTACTGAGAAATTTACGTTCCGGATATTACCTCCTTCGCACGGGCACTCTGCCTTAAAGCTCGCAGAATATACTCCGCTCGCTTGGTAATTCTCGGTTCCCGACAACGTCAGCCCTTGCGAAAATACAGGGTCGCCCTGTCCAGTGTCCCAAATCAGAAGGGGATTAGTAGAGCAGTTTCCCGTCAATACGCTTCCGGTAAAAAACACGTTAGCTCCTCGGTAAACAAAAACAGATGTAGTCGAAGTAAGGCTGCCCACGTCATCGTCCATTGAAGCCAATACTAAGCCGACGGTTCCTGCGCACGGGAGTGGCTCAGGATTGCAATTTATCGTGTAGTATTCCGGAGGAATAAAAAATGCGTTTGAGGGACGTTTGAAGTTAGCTTCATCATCGGTGTCGTTAGTTCTCGATACTTTGGTTCGTTCAAGCGCATTTACTATGGCGGATTGATTATCGGCGAAACCCCATTCGG
This genomic window from Pseudomonadota bacterium contains:
- a CDS encoding gamma-glutamylcyclotransferase family protein; this encodes MFFKSNSGVTPLRNRALAVLLAYPPLAYGVLEATQFFSEELPVLPAATNSIVLIALTVFYLFAVTFTWIWDGRSARATDAVPRCITRRADYYKEYYRLIEDATEAVFIVGDGFSCHDEENYQYASGLIAAMNTALKNGCVVKRFQYNTTLSLAWLQMLWDLKAAHGDKFQLFMKKELDPTALPYVICLTDPRTDKASANVMFTRSSDTTLEEKKGGAAFIATGPNDTEFVTLMKESVSAFFRSTHAIGRDGLAKLLREVRDTRRVMIYEHLSNLESIELDSTALRSVAKELGLLDTDLVFGVSAEILQERGQLYFAFGSNMDTARMNKRCPSARPLALGKVRGRELRFNIMGTIGEGKNGGIANIVSADSSKSVYGIVFCVDKVELAALNDLETSMGYRVENFDVEIDGKFEVKAVAYTTEGEPDNFAPTAAYKQFIENALERNKFPEHYKKEVHRVMDG